In the genome of Cronobacter malonaticus LMG 23826, one region contains:
- a CDS encoding sensor domain-containing phosphodiesterase yields the protein MRVSRSLTIKQMAMVSAVSVFFLFIFSVVLLFHFVQSHRYHTAMQMESIARSVRQPLSAAILKANIPEAEAILRQIKPAGVISRADVVLPNQFQALRMRFTPERPIPVTLARVFELPVQISLPLYSLERPANPQPLAYLVLQADSWRMYRFIINAISTLLTTFLLLALILSVAITWCINRLILHPLRDITRTLNALDAHELAHHQLAIPRLHKDDEIGMLVRTYNRNQQALAQQLDEARTSGTRFPLTGLPNQALLVALLEQAVAGGGATALLYVACEPLREVDESQREALLLARVDKLRSVLTPRMVLAQISQDDFAIIAHGVKTPEHAVTLTQQLLAALNEPSESDSGAPACAASIGVAMFDGRQSASTLYQSAISAALDARRSGVNQVAFFGESPVSAQESAMQNALARRQYAVWLQPQVDMRNGNIVGAEALLRERQPDGEWSLPVGLIDNIESSGLIVTVGDWVLEEACQILARWQAHGIMLPLSVNVSSLQLLKRDLVQTMLQRLERYAIKPGTLILEMTESQRIDDTEAAIAILRPLREAGVRIALDDFGMGYSSLSQLQKMKALPVDSLKIDKSFIDSLPDDDSVVSAIISMAKKLNLELVAEGIQNEAQRDWLLNAGVTVGQGYLFGKAATPAAFEDGWLAKP from the coding sequence TTGCGAGTCAGTCGTTCCCTCACGATTAAACAGATGGCGATGGTTTCGGCCGTTTCCGTCTTTTTTCTTTTTATTTTCAGCGTCGTTTTGCTGTTTCATTTCGTGCAGTCGCATCGCTACCACACCGCCATGCAGATGGAGAGCATCGCCCGCTCGGTGCGCCAGCCGCTCTCTGCGGCCATTCTGAAAGCCAATATTCCGGAGGCGGAGGCGATCCTTCGCCAAATCAAACCTGCTGGCGTGATTAGCCGCGCGGATGTGGTGTTGCCCAATCAGTTCCAGGCGTTGCGCATGCGCTTTACGCCGGAGCGCCCCATTCCGGTGACGCTCGCCCGCGTTTTTGAGCTGCCGGTGCAGATCTCCCTGCCGCTCTATTCGCTGGAGCGGCCCGCCAACCCGCAGCCGCTCGCCTATCTGGTCTTGCAGGCCGACTCCTGGCGGATGTACCGCTTTATTATCAATGCGATTTCGACACTGTTGACCACCTTCCTGCTGCTGGCGCTGATCCTCTCGGTGGCGATCACCTGGTGTATCAACCGCCTGATCCTGCACCCGCTGCGCGATATCACGCGCACGCTGAACGCGCTGGACGCGCATGAGCTGGCGCATCATCAGCTCGCTATTCCGCGTCTGCATAAGGATGATGAGATCGGTATGCTGGTGCGCACCTATAACCGCAACCAGCAGGCGCTTGCGCAACAGCTGGACGAGGCGCGCACCAGCGGTACCCGTTTCCCGCTCACCGGTTTGCCGAACCAGGCGCTGCTTGTCGCACTGCTTGAGCAGGCTGTCGCGGGCGGCGGCGCGACCGCGTTGCTGTATGTGGCCTGCGAGCCGCTGCGCGAGGTTGACGAATCGCAGCGCGAGGCGCTCCTGCTCGCGCGCGTCGATAAGCTGCGCTCGGTGCTGACGCCGCGTATGGTGCTGGCGCAGATAAGCCAGGACGATTTCGCGATTATCGCGCACGGCGTGAAAACGCCGGAACACGCGGTGACGCTGACGCAACAACTGCTGGCGGCGCTTAACGAACCGTCGGAGTCGGACAGCGGCGCGCCAGCGTGCGCGGCAAGTATTGGCGTGGCGATGTTCGATGGCCGCCAGAGCGCCTCGACGCTTTACCAGAGCGCGATTTCCGCCGCGCTGGACGCCCGGCGCAGCGGCGTCAATCAGGTAGCATTTTTCGGCGAATCCCCGGTGAGCGCGCAGGAAAGCGCGATGCAGAACGCGCTGGCGCGCCGCCAGTACGCTGTCTGGCTACAGCCGCAGGTGGATATGCGCAACGGCAATATTGTTGGCGCGGAAGCGCTGCTGCGCGAGCGCCAGCCGGACGGCGAATGGTCGTTACCGGTGGGGCTTATCGATAATATTGAGTCGAGCGGGCTTATCGTCACCGTGGGCGACTGGGTGCTGGAAGAGGCGTGTCAGATACTGGCGCGCTGGCAGGCGCACGGCATTATGCTGCCGCTGTCGGTAAATGTGTCGTCGTTGCAGTTGTTAAAGCGCGATCTGGTGCAGACGATGCTGCAACGGCTGGAACGCTACGCCATTAAGCCCGGCACGCTGATTCTGGAGATGACGGAAAGCCAGCGCATCGATGATACCGAAGCCGCCATCGCCATTCTGCGCCCCCTGCGTGAGGCGGGCGTGCGCATCGCGCTGGACGATTTCGGCATGGGATATTCGAGCCTGAGCCAGTTACAGAAGATGAAAGCGCTGCCGGTGGATAGCCTCAAAATCGACAAAAGCTTTATCGATAGCCTGCCGGATGACGACAGCGTGGTATCGGCCATCATCAGCATGGCGAAAAAGCTTAACCTTGAACTGGTGGCCGAGGGCATCCAGAACGAGGCGCAGCGCGACTGGCTATTAAACGCGGGCGTGACGGTGGGTCAGGGGTATCTTTTCGGCAAGGCGGCAACGCCTGCGGCGTTTGAAGACGGCTGGCTCGCAAAACCGTAA
- a CDS encoding dicarboxylate/amino acid:cation symporter — MKLSIFKSLYFQVLTAIAIGILLGHFYPELGAQMKPLGDAFVKLIKMIIAPVIFCTVVTGIAGMESMKAVGRTGAVALLYFEIVSTIALIIGLVIVNLVQPGAGMNVDPATLDAKAVAVYAEQAQQQGIVAFLMDVIPSSVIGAFASGNILQVLLFAVLFGFALHRLGRNGQLIFNVIESFSQVIFGIINMIMRLAPIGAFGAMAFTIGKYGVGTLVQLGQLIVCFYITCILFVVVVLGSIARATGFNIFKFIRYIREELLIVLGTSSSESALPRMLDKMEKLGCRKSVVGLVIPTGYSFNLDGTSIYLTMAAVFIAQATNSHMDIFHQITLLVVLLLSSKGAAGVTGSGFIVLAATISAVGHLPVAGLALILGIDRFMSEARALTNLVGNGVATIVVAKWVKELDEKQLDDTLNNKNSAAKTQQISS, encoded by the coding sequence ATGAAACTCTCTATTTTCAAAAGCCTCTATTTTCAGGTATTGACCGCGATAGCCATCGGGATATTGCTCGGTCACTTCTACCCGGAGCTTGGCGCGCAGATGAAGCCGCTGGGCGATGCCTTCGTGAAGCTGATTAAAATGATTATCGCGCCGGTGATTTTTTGTACCGTCGTGACCGGCATCGCGGGTATGGAAAGCATGAAGGCGGTGGGGCGTACGGGGGCGGTCGCGCTACTCTATTTTGAAATCGTCAGTACTATTGCGCTGATCATAGGCCTGGTGATTGTGAACCTTGTCCAGCCGGGCGCGGGCATGAACGTTGACCCGGCGACGCTCGATGCCAAAGCCGTCGCGGTCTATGCCGAGCAGGCACAGCAGCAGGGCATTGTCGCGTTCCTGATGGATGTTATCCCTTCAAGTGTGATTGGCGCGTTTGCCAGCGGCAATATCCTGCAGGTACTGCTGTTCGCCGTACTGTTTGGTTTTGCGCTGCATCGCCTGGGCCGCAACGGCCAGCTCATTTTCAACGTGATTGAGAGCTTCTCGCAGGTCATCTTCGGCATCATCAACATGATCATGCGTCTCGCGCCCATCGGCGCGTTCGGCGCGATGGCGTTTACCATCGGTAAATATGGCGTCGGCACGCTGGTACAGCTCGGCCAGCTGATTGTCTGCTTCTACATCACCTGTATTCTGTTTGTGGTGGTTGTGCTGGGAAGTATCGCCCGCGCCACCGGCTTTAACATTTTCAAATTCATTCGCTATATCCGTGAAGAGCTGCTGATCGTGCTTGGCACGTCGTCATCGGAATCCGCGCTGCCGCGTATGCTCGACAAAATGGAAAAGCTGGGCTGTCGCAAATCGGTGGTGGGGCTGGTTATCCCGACCGGCTACTCGTTTAACCTCGACGGCACCTCGATTTACCTGACGATGGCGGCGGTGTTTATCGCTCAGGCGACCAACAGCCATATGGATATTTTCCATCAGATAACGCTGCTGGTAGTGCTGTTGCTGTCCTCAAAAGGCGCGGCAGGCGTGACGGGCAGCGGGTTTATCGTGCTGGCGGCGACGATTTCCGCCGTAGGCCATCTGCCGGTGGCGGGGCTTGCGCTCATTCTCGGTATCGACCGCTTTATGTCCGAAGCGCGCGCGTTAACCAACCTCGTTGGTAACGGCGTGGCGACGATTGTCGTCGCGAAGTGGGTAAAAGAGCTTGATGAAAAACAGCTTGATGACACGCTGAATAACAAGAATTCTGCCGCCAAAACGCAGCAAATCTCCTCCTGA
- a CDS encoding M16 family metallopeptidase, with protein sequence MQGTRIRLIAGGLLMAAASLVQAEPLQPDPAWQQGTLSNGFQWQILSTPQRPSDRIEIRLTVNTGSLAENTQQSGYTRFLPRLALTQSGSLQAVQARSLWQQSIDPKRPMPPVVVSYDYTLFNLSLPNNRNDLLKEALTYLSDTAGRVAITPESITKALQTQDMVATWPDTQDGWWRQRLKGSTLLGHDPSVDLKQPVDAKQLDAYYKKWYTPDAMTLIVVGNVDSRAVAEQINKAFGELKGKRETPAPVPTLSPLRREPVAIMTDSVRQDRLSIMWDNPWQPIRESAALQRYWRADLAREALFWHVQQNLSKNNIKDIGIGFDCRVLFQRAQCAINVESPNDKLDSNLALIARELANVRENGLSVDEFNALIAQKKLELQKLFATYARTDTDVLINQRMRSLQNQVVDIAPEQYQNLRQSFLNNLTAAELNQDLRQQLSQEMALILLQPKGEEEYSVKALQETWNRIMTPVATAPAPDDARPDVTDIPPPADKSN encoded by the coding sequence ATGCAGGGCACAAGAATTCGACTTATCGCTGGCGGCTTACTGATGGCGGCCGCCAGCCTCGTGCAGGCAGAACCGCTCCAGCCCGACCCGGCCTGGCAACAGGGCACGCTGAGCAATGGCTTTCAGTGGCAAATCCTCTCCACGCCGCAGCGCCCGAGCGACCGCATTGAAATTCGTCTCACCGTTAACACCGGGTCGCTTGCTGAAAACACTCAGCAGAGCGGCTATACCCGTTTTCTGCCGCGCCTGGCCCTGACCCAGAGCGGAAGCCTCCAGGCGGTGCAGGCGCGCTCGCTCTGGCAGCAGAGCATCGATCCGAAACGCCCGATGCCGCCGGTCGTGGTTTCTTACGATTACACGCTGTTTAACCTGAGCCTGCCGAATAACCGCAACGACCTGCTGAAAGAAGCGCTGACGTATCTCTCTGACACCGCCGGGCGGGTCGCCATTACGCCGGAAAGCATCACCAAAGCCCTGCAAACGCAGGATATGGTCGCCACCTGGCCAGATACGCAGGATGGCTGGTGGCGTCAGCGTCTGAAAGGCTCGACGCTGCTGGGCCACGATCCGTCCGTTGACCTGAAACAGCCGGTAGATGCGAAACAGCTCGACGCTTACTACAAGAAGTGGTACACCCCGGACGCCATGACGCTTATCGTGGTCGGTAACGTTGACAGCCGCGCGGTGGCGGAGCAGATCAACAAAGCGTTTGGCGAGCTGAAAGGCAAACGTGAAACTCCGGCCCCGGTGCCGACGCTGTCGCCGCTGCGCCGCGAGCCGGTCGCTATCATGACCGACAGCGTGCGCCAGGATCGTCTCTCCATTATGTGGGATAACCCATGGCAGCCGATCCGTGAATCCGCCGCGCTGCAGCGTTACTGGCGTGCGGATCTGGCGCGCGAGGCGCTGTTCTGGCACGTTCAGCAGAACCTGAGCAAAAACAACATCAAAGATATCGGTATCGGCTTTGACTGCCGCGTGCTGTTCCAGCGCGCCCAGTGCGCTATCAACGTTGAATCGCCGAACGATAAGCTCGACAGCAATCTGGCGCTCATCGCCCGCGAGCTGGCGAACGTGCGCGAAAACGGCTTGTCGGTGGATGAGTTCAACGCGCTGATCGCGCAGAAAAAACTGGAGCTACAGAAGCTGTTCGCCACTTATGCGCGCACCGATACCGATGTACTCATCAACCAGCGGATGCGTTCGCTGCAAAATCAGGTGGTGGATATCGCGCCGGAGCAGTACCAGAACCTGCGTCAGAGCTTCCTTAATAACCTGACTGCCGCGGAGCTGAACCAGGATTTACGCCAGCAGCTCTCTCAGGAGATGGCGCTTATCCTGCTGCAACCGAAGGGTGAGGAAGAGTACAGCGTGAAGGCGCTTCAGGAGACGTGGAACCGCATTATGACGCCTGTGGCCACCGCGCCTGCGCCGGATGACGCGCGCCCGGATGTCACCGACATTCCGCCTCCCGCTGACAAAAGCAATTAA